One Bacteriovorax sp. PP10 DNA window includes the following coding sequences:
- a CDS encoding catalase yields MIINILKTAGERGSLSIQKMYCIEKLVYFNRARIQERVAYAKGSGTYRALTITEKKFYSPSSPIASTGQASIALLHSSSSCGVLG; encoded by the coding sequence GTGATAATTAATATTCTTAAAACGGCGGGTGAGCGTGGGTCTTTATCTATTCAAAAAATGTATTGTATTGAAAAATTGGTTTACTTCAACCGTGCAAGAATTCAGGAAAGAGTTGCTTACGCAAAAGGATCTGGAACATACAGAGCTTTAACAATCACAGAAAAGAAATTCTATTCGCCGTCTTCGCCAATCGCTTCAACCGGACAAGCTTCCATCGCACTTCTGCATTCTTCTAGTTCTTGTGGAGTCTTAGGTTGA
- a CDS encoding ferredoxin, with protein MADKKSKFSENKPGKFYVDDQCIACDACVMEAPNFFTMNDDDGHAYVKLQPKTPQELEECRSAMEACPVEAIGEDGE; from the coding sequence ATGGCCGACAAGAAATCGAAATTTAGTGAAAACAAACCGGGGAAGTTCTACGTAGATGATCAATGTATTGCTTGCGATGCATGTGTGATGGAAGCCCCGAATTTTTTCACAATGAACGATGATGACGGCCACGCTTATGTCAAACTTCAACCTAAGACTCCACAAGAACTAGAAGAATGCAGAAGTGCGATGGAAGCTTGTCCGGTTGAAGCGATTGGCGAAGACGGCGAATAG
- a CDS encoding peptidylprolyl isomerase produces the protein MSEFTKNKTAGVFATVLIGIIILAFMFTGYQQFEGGGSASNVGSVGGSPIKPEEYEQEYNRQLQFYKQIYGDDISAKQLEEMKIKDMVIKNIVQRKLLVKFAKDLGTFPSEEEVKAEIKGLPYFQTNGQFDITRYKGVLQANRLTPLEFEQDVIDQIRMKQMADLTNHFPLSKGYIADMAKFRAEKVNAEIVTISKNSLNQFIDVSSDEVARFLTVDTNLKRLESMFKERQSSLDKPETVTARHILIMSQGKADADVKAQIEKIAKEVTPANFAAKANQYTEDPSGKGKGGELKAFSKGQMVPEFDEAAFSQKPGTISAPIKTAYGYHLILVENKTPEVKAKFEDFREKFARETIQKDKVESLKTLTVSIANELRKALEAGNESEVKNIVAKYKLAYNKSSINRIDGVDAGTYLSADNMKTIFSSDLTKPQFHSFDDGANLVMIRTTPGAVVADLNAAAKAATDTASLQNTLAKKMMDNVLKELEANTRIKINHNAIRM, from the coding sequence ATGTCTGAATTCACAAAGAACAAAACGGCCGGCGTTTTCGCGACTGTTTTAATCGGTATTATCATTCTTGCTTTCATGTTTACTGGCTACCAGCAATTTGAAGGTGGAGGATCGGCCTCTAACGTAGGATCAGTTGGTGGATCACCAATTAAGCCTGAAGAATATGAACAAGAGTATAATCGTCAACTTCAGTTCTATAAACAAATTTACGGTGATGACATTTCTGCAAAACAACTTGAAGAGATGAAAATCAAAGATATGGTTATCAAAAACATCGTTCAGAGAAAACTATTAGTGAAATTCGCTAAAGATCTCGGAACTTTTCCATCAGAAGAAGAAGTGAAAGCTGAAATTAAAGGTCTTCCTTACTTCCAGACAAATGGCCAGTTCGATATCACTCGCTACAAAGGTGTCCTTCAAGCAAACCGCTTAACTCCACTTGAGTTCGAGCAAGATGTTATTGATCAAATCAGAATGAAGCAAATGGCAGACCTAACGAATCACTTCCCTCTTTCAAAAGGGTATATTGCTGACATGGCAAAATTCCGCGCTGAAAAAGTGAATGCTGAAATCGTGACAATCTCTAAAAATTCACTAAATCAGTTCATTGATGTTTCAAGCGATGAAGTGGCAAGATTTCTTACTGTTGATACAAATCTAAAAAGACTTGAATCAATGTTTAAAGAAAGACAATCAAGCCTGGATAAACCAGAAACTGTTACAGCTCGCCACATCCTGATTATGTCTCAAGGTAAAGCTGATGCTGACGTAAAAGCTCAAATTGAAAAAATCGCTAAAGAAGTAACTCCAGCAAACTTCGCTGCTAAAGCTAACCAGTACACTGAAGATCCATCTGGAAAAGGAAAAGGCGGAGAACTTAAAGCATTTTCAAAAGGACAAATGGTTCCTGAATTTGATGAAGCGGCCTTCTCGCAAAAACCTGGGACAATCTCAGCTCCAATCAAGACTGCTTACGGGTACCACCTGATTTTAGTTGAAAACAAGACACCAGAAGTGAAAGCGAAATTTGAAGACTTCCGCGAGAAATTTGCTCGTGAAACAATCCAAAAAGATAAAGTTGAGTCTCTAAAGACGTTAACTGTTTCAATCGCTAACGAACTTAGAAAAGCACTAGAAGCTGGAAACGAGTCAGAAGTTAAGAATATCGTAGCAAAATACAAGCTGGCGTATAACAAAAGCTCAATTAATCGTATTGATGGCGTAGATGCTGGTACTTACCTGTCAGCTGACAACATGAAAACGATCTTTTCATCTGATTTAACTAAGCCTCAGTTCCATTCTTTTGATGACGGTGCAAACTTAGTCATGATAAGAACGACTCCAGGTGCTGTAGTGGCCGACCTGAACGCTGCTGCGAAAGCTGCAACAGATACGGCAAGCCTGCAAAACACATTAGCTAAAAAGATGATGGATAACGTTTTAAAGGAACTTGAAGCTAATACAAGAATCAAGATCAATCATAACGCAATTAGAATGTAA
- the mreC gene encoding rod shape-determining protein MreC, with protein MINSIILAISLYGMSQRDYVFQKTSIAERVIIDLMAPVQTFVTGVQEGMSSYVEHYVANLNASKENKVLKSKISDLQNEVFSYQEAVKESDRLRELINYGENLERKKIVARVVSWDSADDYKVVRINKGLKNGIKLQSVVTSAEGLVGYVYRLTDHFADVITILDANNRVDGVVERLRSHGVVEGYSRGRCIMKYVNRTEPIILNDMVLTAGLGNVYPKGLKIGYISRIERESYGITQHVEITPLVNFSKLEEVLVLVHEQEEHKQLEWRALDEQLNSGEVKR; from the coding sequence GTGATCAACAGCATAATACTTGCAATATCCCTGTATGGGATGTCGCAGCGAGATTATGTGTTTCAAAAAACTTCTATTGCTGAAAGAGTCATTATTGACCTTATGGCGCCAGTGCAAACATTTGTCACCGGCGTGCAAGAGGGAATGAGCTCTTATGTTGAGCACTATGTTGCCAATTTAAACGCAAGCAAAGAGAACAAAGTTTTGAAATCAAAAATTTCTGATCTTCAGAACGAAGTTTTCAGTTATCAAGAAGCTGTCAAAGAAAGTGACCGTCTTCGCGAGCTGATTAACTACGGTGAAAATCTAGAAAGAAAGAAAATTGTTGCCCGCGTAGTGTCGTGGGATTCAGCGGATGACTACAAAGTTGTTCGTATCAACAAAGGTCTTAAAAATGGAATCAAGCTTCAATCGGTTGTTACATCAGCAGAAGGATTAGTTGGGTACGTATATCGTCTGACAGATCACTTCGCCGACGTTATTACGATTTTAGATGCTAACAACCGCGTTGACGGTGTTGTTGAAAGACTTCGCTCTCACGGTGTCGTTGAAGGTTATAGCCGCGGCCGCTGTATCATGAAGTACGTTAACAGAACTGAGCCAATCATTCTAAACGACATGGTATTAACAGCTGGTTTAGGAAACGTTTATCCAAAAGGTCTGAAGATCGGATACATCTCTAGAATTGAGAGAGAAAGTTACGGTATCACTCAGCACGTAGAAATCACTCCATTAGTAAACTTCTCAAAACTTGAAGAAGTTTTAGTTCTTGTTCACGAGCAAGAAGAACACAAGCAATTAGAGTGGCGCGCTCTTGATGAACAACTGAACTCTGGAGAGGTGAAGAGATGA
- the mrdA gene encoding penicillin-binding protein 2 has product MFGEDDLVKSHQERADVIFNIIVIAFAILLARLWYLQIYRGKQFFNYSLENRLRKDVVRAPRGMIFSRNNVLLTHNVPRFDAIVTPQYLESSDETVEYLAEILGTTPDSIKKTLKKFQGQATYIPVVIKKNISRKEVAIIETESSRLPGVSVETFISREYTDRDTGAHLLGYISEISQEKLPRLRERDKYDYKQGDFIGQAGIEQQFDLDIRGQDGYQFMEVDARGRARRHVTSDDLYTGIENKIAEPGKNIRLTIDRDVQLAAYHALDGKDGAAVALDIETGEVLAMVSRPAYDPGNFSTGLTSNYWGSLVMDEKRPLRDRTIQEHYSPGSTFKTLTHIAALEEGLINENTKIVCNGGYRMGGRVFHCWKKEGHGVVDVIKALQSSCDVFYYMIGNRIDIDVIYKYATMFGMGQRSGIILPRETSGLIPNQEWKKKRTGVEWQRGETLSCVIGQSFVNVTPLQLAMFYSTLANEGKLFRPHVVKEVFSNTGQVLKRYEPELINEFKISKKTIDLVKHALFDTANVQGGTAFAQKGVGLQMSAKTGTAQVIGFSADKIFNKCENQEYRFRHHGLFTAYAPSINPKIAVAVVIEHGCHGGSAAGPVAKAMIAAYLNKYYPKYQEKLVAQDKMTYQEALDDTRANPVPIIMETNPKDFFDEQGVLVKNFFLDKSGKNAAIVPVPAASAASEGE; this is encoded by the coding sequence ATGTTTGGTGAAGATGACCTGGTCAAGTCCCATCAGGAAAGAGCAGACGTAATATTCAATATTATTGTCATTGCATTTGCTATTTTACTGGCGCGACTTTGGTACCTACAAATATATCGTGGAAAGCAGTTCTTTAACTACTCACTAGAAAACCGTCTTCGAAAAGACGTCGTGCGTGCTCCGCGCGGGATGATTTTCTCGAGAAACAACGTTCTTCTTACTCATAACGTCCCTCGTTTTGATGCCATCGTGACTCCTCAGTACCTGGAGAGTTCAGATGAAACTGTTGAATACTTAGCAGAAATTTTAGGGACAACTCCAGATTCAATTAAAAAGACTCTTAAAAAATTCCAGGGACAAGCAACTTATATCCCGGTTGTTATTAAGAAGAATATTTCAAGAAAAGAAGTAGCGATTATTGAAACTGAATCAAGCCGTCTTCCGGGTGTATCAGTTGAAACATTTATCTCACGTGAGTACACGGATAGAGATACCGGAGCTCACTTACTTGGGTATATTTCAGAAATTTCTCAGGAAAAACTTCCGCGCTTAAGAGAGCGCGATAAATACGATTACAAACAAGGTGATTTTATCGGGCAAGCTGGTATTGAGCAGCAGTTCGATTTAGATATCAGAGGACAAGACGGCTACCAGTTCATGGAAGTTGATGCCAGAGGACGCGCCAGAAGACACGTTACATCTGATGACCTTTATACTGGTATTGAAAACAAAATCGCTGAGCCAGGAAAAAATATTCGTCTGACAATCGACCGCGATGTGCAGCTTGCTGCTTACCACGCGCTTGATGGAAAAGACGGTGCGGCCGTAGCTCTTGATATCGAAACTGGTGAAGTTTTGGCCATGGTTTCTCGTCCGGCCTACGACCCAGGAAACTTCTCGACAGGATTAACATCGAATTACTGGGGAAGCCTTGTAATGGATGAAAAACGTCCTCTGAGAGATAGAACAATCCAGGAGCATTACTCTCCAGGATCTACATTTAAAACCCTGACTCACATCGCGGCCCTTGAAGAAGGACTGATCAACGAGAATACAAAAATCGTTTGTAATGGTGGATATAGAATGGGTGGACGTGTATTCCACTGTTGGAAAAAAGAAGGTCACGGAGTTGTAGACGTTATTAAAGCGCTTCAGTCTTCATGTGACGTTTTCTATTATATGATCGGTAACAGAATCGACATCGACGTTATTTATAAATACGCGACGATGTTTGGTATGGGACAAAGATCAGGGATCATTCTTCCTCGTGAAACAAGTGGTCTAATTCCCAATCAAGAATGGAAGAAAAAACGTACGGGTGTCGAGTGGCAAAGAGGGGAGACTCTTTCTTGCGTAATCGGTCAGTCATTCGTCAACGTAACTCCACTTCAACTAGCAATGTTCTATTCGACATTAGCAAACGAAGGAAAGTTATTCAGACCTCACGTTGTTAAAGAAGTATTCTCGAATACTGGTCAGGTTCTAAAACGTTACGAACCAGAACTAATCAACGAGTTTAAAATTTCTAAGAAGACAATCGACCTTGTTAAGCATGCTCTTTTTGATACTGCTAACGTTCAAGGTGGTACAGCTTTCGCTCAAAAAGGTGTTGGTCTTCAAATGTCAGCTAAAACAGGTACCGCTCAGGTTATCGGGTTCTCTGCTGATAAAATTTTCAACAAGTGTGAAAACCAGGAATATAGATTCCGTCACCACGGTTTATTTACAGCGTACGCACCAAGTATCAATCCTAAAATTGCAGTAGCAGTTGTTATTGAACATGGTTGCCACGGTGGATCTGCAGCAGGTCCGGTTGCAAAAGCAATGATCGCTGCTTATTTAAATAAGTATTATCCAAAATATCAAGAGAAGCTGGTCGCTCAAGACAAGATGACTTATCAAGAAGCACTTGACGACACCAGAGCTAATCCTGTGCCTATTATCATGGAAACAAATCCAAAAGATTTCTTCGATGAACAAGGTGTTTTAGTGAAGAATTTTTTCCTGGATAAGAGTGGGAAAAACGCAGCGATTGTACCAGTTCCAGCGGCCAGTGCGGCCTCTGAGGGAGAATAA
- the rodA gene encoding rod shape-determining protein RodA: MINFREELKRYDYSFFGICTAIFIIGILNLYSATHSHGVGPEQGIYKTQILWFCLSWMAGIVVSFIQPKNFYRLAYPSYLICIMFLIMVLFVGHSALGGQRWIGIAGMKFQPSELVKMSVVLVLARWYAKASPEQETGFKELIIPFLITFVPAIMVIIQPDLGTGMLTLLIFFLITFYRKLKWKTIVIIGIMGIVTGTVMYNFGLREYQKKRIITFIDPEFDAKGSGYNAIQSKIAIGSGQFFGKGFRQSSQGALNYLPENHTDFIFAIFNEEHGFVGSVFLIALYLALFYRLLWLASNVNKMFDSIVVVGVLAIFFWHTIVNMSMVSGLMPIVGIPLPLMSYGGSNLLTFGICCGVVTSISNARNLF, translated from the coding sequence ATGATTAACTTTAGAGAAGAGCTTAAACGATACGACTATTCTTTCTTCGGAATTTGTACCGCTATTTTTATTATTGGTATTTTAAACCTGTATTCTGCGACACACTCACATGGAGTTGGTCCGGAACAAGGGATTTATAAAACTCAAATCCTGTGGTTCTGTTTGTCATGGATGGCCGGTATTGTTGTCAGTTTTATTCAACCAAAAAACTTTTACCGTTTAGCTTATCCGTCTTACTTAATTTGTATCATGTTCCTCATCATGGTTTTATTCGTCGGTCACTCTGCTTTAGGGGGACAAAGATGGATTGGGATCGCCGGGATGAAATTCCAGCCTTCCGAGTTAGTTAAGATGTCAGTTGTTCTCGTTCTGGCCCGTTGGTATGCGAAAGCTTCACCCGAGCAGGAAACCGGATTCAAAGAACTGATCATTCCATTTTTAATTACGTTCGTTCCGGCCATTATGGTTATTATTCAGCCCGATCTTGGAACGGGGATGTTAACGCTTTTAATTTTCTTCCTAATCACTTTCTACAGAAAGCTAAAATGGAAGACGATTGTTATCATCGGAATTATGGGAATCGTTACTGGTACGGTCATGTACAACTTCGGTTTACGTGAATACCAAAAGAAAAGGATCATCACTTTCATCGATCCAGAGTTCGATGCAAAGGGGTCTGGTTACAACGCTATTCAATCTAAGATTGCTATTGGTTCAGGACAGTTTTTTGGAAAAGGTTTCCGTCAGTCATCTCAGGGTGCACTTAACTACCTTCCGGAAAATCACACTGACTTTATTTTCGCGATTTTCAATGAAGAGCACGGATTCGTTGGATCAGTTTTCCTGATCGCACTTTATCTCGCTCTTTTCTACAGACTCTTGTGGCTGGCCTCCAACGTGAATAAGATGTTCGACTCCATTGTCGTCGTCGGAGTTCTCGCGATTTTCTTCTGGCACACGATTGTTAACATGAGTATGGTTTCCGGATTAATGCCTATTGTTGGTATTCCCCTCCCACTGATGTCCTATGGGGGATCTAACCTCCTCACATTCGGTATTTGCTGCGGAGTGGTGACGTCAATTAGTAATGCGAGAAATTTATTCTAA
- a CDS encoding MarR family winged helix-turn-helix transcriptional regulator, producing the protein MKKVSSIGSLVKKIYRTYSAELLISLQARGFTDLRPSFLEVLLFICEHDGPSIKEIGGGCGLKKQTMTSHLNELENRGYIERKINSHDKREQNIFLTEYGLKFKLNLFECIGDIEKKYTDLIGDLELNRVELILKNFHSKLLIQPGLFEHFSDH; encoded by the coding sequence ATGAAGAAAGTTTCGAGTATCGGCAGTCTAGTTAAGAAAATCTACCGCACTTATTCAGCAGAACTTTTAATCTCACTTCAGGCGAGAGGGTTTACTGATTTAAGGCCTTCATTTCTTGAAGTACTTCTGTTCATCTGTGAACACGACGGTCCTTCTATTAAAGAAATTGGTGGGGGATGCGGACTTAAAAAACAAACAATGACATCACACTTAAATGAATTGGAAAACCGCGGGTATATTGAACGCAAAATCAATTCACATGATAAACGCGAGCAAAATATCTTTTTGACTGAATACGGCCTGAAATTCAAATTGAATCTTTTTGAATGTATTGGCGATATTGAAAAGAAGTATACCGATCTAATCGGTGACCTGGAATTAAACAGAGTTGAGTTGATTTTAAAGAACTTTCACTCAAAACTCTTAATTCAGCCAGGACTTTTCGAGCATTTCTCTGATCACTGA
- a CDS encoding FeoA family protein translates to MSLTLADIEVGTKVEVVSYEGEGLYEFKFISLGILPGDQVIVQSKSLFGGPIAIKHGEWSFFALRKEYAKKIIVKRLGL, encoded by the coding sequence GTGAGTCTTACTCTTGCTGATATTGAAGTTGGAACCAAAGTCGAAGTTGTGAGCTATGAAGGCGAAGGCCTTTATGAGTTCAAGTTCATTTCACTGGGAATTCTTCCAGGCGATCAAGTTATTGTTCAGTCTAAAAGTTTGTTCGGAGGACCGATCGCCATTAAGCATGGTGAGTGGAGCTTTTTTGCTTTGAGAAAAGAGTACGCAAAAAAAATTATTGTTAAAAGGTTGGGGTTATAA
- the feoB gene encoding ferrous iron transport protein B, with protein sequence MENILLVGFPNSGKSTIYNMLTGQLRKVSNYSGVTVDSASSELISNSINDKKLSVVDLPGIYSLVPTSPDEGVTTTSLIKDCAKYKTIAMIFDLDRFEASLSLMLAVKELLNKRIVVIVNKNDHHLLTSDHVKKLEKRLGVPVLSISAINDDEKDLDTFIRTHIDSEVHFKEVIPQVKVHAESKQFMPDLVESEHFVEIPADEVIKSIKAHQAEARDIISNIYSHSSEKTKLTQGIDAIVLHKFWGSLIFIAIFYFIFHAIYSWAGPLMDLSEQLVTSLGDLVAPYLGNGFLKSLVIDGIFAGVGGVVVFLPQIMILFFLLSLLEQSGYISRAAVLTDKLMSVFGLNGKAFLPYMSGFACSIPAIMAARSIPNHKERACTIMTIPLITCSARLPVYVLLIGTFIPKVTYLGFLNSQALAFFFLYFLGSFVALIIAKIFRLTLFRGETSNFIIDLPHYEKPSLKFAIKQALRKGKVFLKKAGTIILGLSILIWFLSTFPSPESKLIENKTPAEISSITLEGSYLGQSGKFIEPALRPMGMNWKTGVGLMVAFGARELFVSTLGTVYALGDVNEESASLRSRLQSEIDPATGKPVFNMAVAWSILIFFVFALQCISTLAILRREMGSWKYPAFMFAYMGILGYAGATLAYQLLK encoded by the coding sequence ATGGAAAATATTTTACTAGTTGGATTTCCCAATTCAGGTAAGTCGACTATTTATAATATGCTTACTGGGCAGCTGCGAAAAGTTTCTAACTACTCAGGTGTAACAGTAGACTCAGCAAGCTCTGAGTTAATTTCAAATAGTATTAATGATAAAAAATTAAGTGTTGTTGATTTACCAGGAATCTACAGTTTAGTTCCTACCAGTCCTGATGAAGGCGTAACAACAACATCGCTTATCAAAGACTGCGCAAAATATAAAACAATTGCCATGATTTTTGATCTTGATCGTTTCGAAGCTTCACTGTCACTTATGCTGGCAGTGAAAGAACTTTTGAATAAAAGAATTGTTGTTATTGTTAACAAGAATGACCACCATCTTTTAACCAGCGATCATGTAAAAAAATTAGAGAAGAGACTTGGGGTTCCAGTATTAAGTATTTCAGCTATTAATGATGATGAAAAAGACTTAGATACATTCATTAGAACTCACATCGACTCTGAAGTGCATTTCAAGGAAGTGATTCCACAAGTTAAAGTTCATGCTGAATCAAAACAATTCATGCCAGATTTGGTTGAAAGTGAACACTTTGTAGAAATACCTGCAGATGAAGTTATTAAAAGCATAAAGGCACATCAGGCCGAAGCGAGAGATATTATTAGTAATATTTACTCTCATTCTTCTGAGAAAACGAAACTGACTCAAGGAATAGATGCTATCGTTCTTCATAAATTTTGGGGAAGCCTAATTTTCATTGCTATCTTCTATTTCATTTTTCATGCGATCTATTCTTGGGCCGGACCATTGATGGATCTGTCTGAGCAACTTGTGACATCATTGGGGGATTTGGTTGCACCATATTTGGGCAATGGATTTCTTAAGAGTTTAGTTATTGATGGAATCTTTGCAGGAGTTGGAGGGGTCGTTGTCTTTCTTCCTCAGATTATGATTCTTTTCTTTCTTTTGAGCTTACTTGAGCAATCAGGGTATATTTCTAGGGCCGCTGTATTAACTGACAAGTTAATGAGTGTGTTTGGTCTAAATGGAAAAGCTTTTCTTCCTTATATGTCAGGCTTTGCCTGTTCTATTCCAGCAATTATGGCAGCGAGGAGCATTCCCAATCACAAGGAAAGAGCATGTACAATCATGACTATTCCATTGATCACTTGTAGTGCGAGATTACCAGTTTATGTACTCCTGATCGGAACTTTTATTCCTAAAGTAACCTATTTAGGATTTTTAAACTCACAGGCCCTGGCCTTTTTCTTTCTCTATTTTCTGGGAAGTTTCGTAGCTTTAATTATCGCAAAAATTTTCAGACTTACATTATTTAGAGGTGAGACAAGTAATTTTATTATTGATCTTCCTCATTATGAAAAACCTTCTTTGAAGTTTGCTATTAAACAAGCTTTGAGAAAAGGAAAAGTCTTTTTGAAAAAGGCCGGAACCATTATTCTTGGTTTATCTATTTTAATCTGGTTTCTTTCAACGTTTCCTTCTCCTGAAAGTAAATTAATTGAAAATAAAACTCCTGCGGAAATTTCATCTATAACTCTTGAAGGATCATATTTAGGTCAGTCGGGAAAATTTATTGAACCAGCTTTAAGGCCAATGGGGATGAATTGGAAGACGGGAGTTGGGTTGATGGTTGCATTTGGCGCCAGAGAACTTTTCGTTTCAACTCTTGGGACAGTTTATGCTTTAGGAGATGTTAATGAAGAGTCAGCAAGCTTAAGAAGTCGACTTCAGTCTGAGATTGACCCGGCAACAGGAAAACCTGTTTTTAATATGGCCGTTGCATGGAGTATTTTAATATTCTTCGTTTTTGCTCTTCAGTGTATCAGTACACTTGCCATTTTAAGAAGAGAGATGGGGTCTTGGAAGTATCCGGCATTCATGTTCGCTTATATGGGAATCTTGGGATATGCCGGAGCTACTCTTGCTTATCAATTGTTAAAATAA
- a CDS encoding rhodanese-like domain-containing protein has product MDLKSFQMLEFINSRLNNIEKNISRIDEKLDFSITLQRNHLVRVKNGEEIDDSMILMGRPYNDITPQRAWSIYNNPNIDFFVLDVTTRTFKGNRLDEAVHIPMEELHIRFSEIPSKTVPILVISENGLRSIQACELLVKKGFFNINNISGGYEFWPGKEKSPEPGADL; this is encoded by the coding sequence GTGGATTTAAAAAGTTTTCAAATGCTAGAGTTCATCAATTCGCGCTTAAACAATATCGAAAAAAACATTTCACGCATCGATGAGAAACTAGACTTCTCTATCACCCTTCAAAGAAACCATTTAGTACGTGTTAAAAACGGCGAAGAAATCGACGACAGCATGATCCTTATGGGGCGCCCTTATAACGACATCACTCCGCAAAGGGCCTGGAGCATTTACAACAATCCTAATATTGATTTTTTTGTTTTAGATGTAACGACGAGAACATTTAAAGGTAATCGCCTTGATGAAGCTGTTCATATTCCGATGGAAGAGCTGCATATTCGCTTTTCTGAAATCCCAAGCAAGACTGTGCCTATCCTTGTGATCTCTGAAAATGGACTACGCTCTATTCAAGCATGTGAGCTTTTAGTGAAAAAAGGGTTCTTCAATATCAACAACATTTCTGGTGGATATGAATTCTGGCCAGGAAAAGAAAAGTCTCCAGAACCTGGCGCAGATCTTTAA
- a CDS encoding HD domain-containing protein: MEIRDPVHGSIHILDEEIPIIRDDFFQRLRNIKQLGFSEYVFPGATHTRFIHSIGVMNIASSAFDRLFKTRLQDKDFQRLKETFKLACLLHDVGHAPLSHSTEIVMPNLSELNIPKDFLSAKDQKTDRQATHEDYTIKSIVDSSFSGSFSLVEKKFGLQRKHIADLIVGHTSDPAYFTIEGINYFPILTQLVSSELDCDRMDYLLRDSYFCGVSYGSYDLDWMLDNLELCIENNHAYLGINERAVVTFDDFLLSRYHMFIQVYFHYRAVCLEQLLYKYFRTSPTEYVIPASIEEYIEHDDQHLMKILRRSKNPYAEAVVKNQVPQKIFESFNENQEVQLSAIQEYLAKENIEFIRSSSSGRLSKYYVDETSISKYPMKVVRKLFGSDEKIMFDIGDATDLFTKFAKSHAVNRLHCDYQNLSPAQQKQILELIRAK, from the coding sequence ATGGAAATTCGCGATCCCGTTCATGGCTCTATTCACATTCTCGATGAAGAGATCCCTATTATTCGCGATGATTTTTTTCAACGCTTGAGAAACATCAAACAACTTGGTTTTTCTGAATACGTATTTCCCGGGGCCACTCACACGCGCTTCATTCACTCAATCGGTGTAATGAATATTGCTTCGAGTGCTTTTGATCGTTTATTTAAAACACGCTTGCAAGACAAAGACTTTCAACGTTTAAAAGAAACTTTTAAACTTGCTTGTCTACTTCACGATGTAGGTCACGCTCCTCTATCTCACTCAACTGAGATCGTGATGCCCAACCTTTCAGAGCTGAATATCCCTAAAGACTTTTTATCTGCTAAAGATCAAAAGACTGACCGTCAGGCCACACATGAAGACTATACAATTAAATCAATTGTCGACTCTTCGTTTTCCGGATCGTTTTCACTGGTTGAGAAAAAATTCGGACTACAAAGAAAACACATTGCTGATTTAATCGTGGGCCATACAAGTGATCCTGCTTATTTCACGATTGAAGGAATTAACTATTTTCCAATCTTAACTCAGTTAGTTTCAAGTGAACTTGACTGCGACCGTATGGACTACCTTCTTCGCGACAGTTATTTCTGTGGTGTAAGTTACGGCTCATACGATCTGGACTGGATGCTTGATAACCTTGAGCTGTGTATTGAAAATAACCACGCTTACCTTGGTATTAACGAGCGTGCAGTTGTGACTTTCGATGATTTTCTTCTTTCTCGCTACCACATGTTCATTCAGGTCTACTTCCACTATAGAGCTGTGTGCTTAGAGCAGCTGCTTTATAAATACTTCCGCACGTCACCTACTGAGTATGTGATCCCAGCAAGTATTGAAGAGTATATTGAGCATGATGATCAGCATTTAATGAAGATTCTTCGCCGTAGTAAAAATCCTTACGCTGAAGCAGTTGTTAAAAATCAAGTTCCTCAGAAAATCTTTGAATCGTTCAATGAGAATCAAGAAGTTCAGCTTTCTGCGATTCAGGAATACCTGGCGAAAGAAAATATCGAATTCATCCGTTCAAGTTCTTCAGGACGCCTTTCTAAGTATTATGTTGATGAAACAAGCATCAGCAAATACCCGATGAAAGTTGTCAGAAAACTTTTTGGAAGTGATGAAAAAATCATGTTTGATATTGGGGATGCTACTGATTTATTCACAAAGTTTGCTAAATCCCACGCGGTTAATAGACTTCACTGTGATTATCAGAATCTAAGTCCTGCTCAACAGAAACAAATTTTAGAACTGATCCGCGCGAAATAG